In the Mytilus galloprovincialis chromosome 10, xbMytGall1.hap1.1, whole genome shotgun sequence genome, one interval contains:
- the LOC143048213 gene encoding uncharacterized protein LOC143048213, producing MANDNATERVTSALAVLRNELSEMRNQDVQLMKQLLNINNSIQQLSKKNKSTKRVRVSHRGRRPLLSDAFKTAELTKIDEDVSSSSSDSEGDNDECADKGLFRTNVKLWKYSQSSDSDSD from the exons ATGGCCAACGACAATGCTACAGAGAGAGTTACCAGTGCTCTGGCTGTGCTGAGAAACGAGCTGAGTGAAATGAGAAACCAGGACGTACAGCTGATGAAACAGCTGTTAAATATCAACAACAGTATACAGCAACTCAGCAAGAAAAATAAAAGTACTAAACGGGTACGAGTAAGCCACAGGGGGCGCCGTCCATTACTATCAGATGCTTTCAAGACGGCGGAGCTGACCAAAATTGACGAAG ATGTATCTAGCAGTTCATCCGACAGCGAAGGCGATAATGATGAATGTGCAGACAAAGGACTCTTCCGGACAAATGTAAAATTGTGGAAATATTCCCAAAGTAGTGACAGCGATAGTGATTAA
- the LOC143048215 gene encoding uncharacterized protein LOC143048215 — protein MATDRVSSALAVLRTELNEVRSQDVQLMKQLLYLNSSIQQLTKKQKKSKSSSRNRKATLKELMRSSTMSKINEDSVMSESDDDSCSSSDEDVFKTNVKLWKYAKSVDSK, from the exons atgGCAACAGATAGAGTAAGCAGTGCATTGGCTGTCCTGAGAACAGAACTGAATGAGGTGAGAAGTCAGGATGTCCAGTTAATGAAACAGTTACTTTACCTCAACAGCAGTATTCAACAACTGACTAAGAAACAAAAAAAGAGCAAATCTTCAAGCAGAAATCGAAAGGCTACATTAAAGGAACTCATGAGATCATCAACGATGTCAAAAATAAATGAAG ATTCAGTAATGTCTGAGAGTGACGACGATAGCTGTTCAAGTTCAGATGAAGACGTGTTTAAAACAAACGTGAAATTATGGAAGTATGCCAAATCAGTGGACAGTAAATAG